The following proteins are co-located in the Dietzia timorensis genome:
- a CDS encoding ABC transporter ATP-binding protein, with product MAMDADASNMTPDAADFVLAVDSVSLIRQRRPLLQDVSFHVRPGEHWALLGPNGAGKSTLLSLCGAREHPTRGEVHVLGHRLGRVDTHWLRSTIGHVDPRSRIEPWLTVREALYTGLFGAAGLRRHWAPDTTEKELAERLLASLGIEEKADRKWEVLSQGERGRVLIARALMPQPSLLLLDEPTTGLDLAAREIRLKVIGQLRDLRPELATVMVTHHLEELPASTTHAMVLADGQELACGTAEEAITSGVISEAFDYPVRVERRNGRWSAIGS from the coding sequence ATGGCAATGGACGCGGACGCATCGAATATGACGCCGGACGCCGCCGATTTCGTGTTGGCCGTCGATAGTGTCTCGCTTATCCGCCAGCGCCGTCCGCTCCTGCAGGACGTGAGCTTCCACGTGCGTCCGGGAGAACACTGGGCGCTGCTGGGCCCGAACGGTGCGGGAAAGTCGACGCTGCTCAGCCTGTGTGGGGCGCGCGAGCACCCGACGCGCGGCGAGGTCCACGTCCTCGGGCACCGGCTCGGCCGGGTGGACACGCACTGGCTGCGGTCGACCATCGGCCACGTCGACCCGCGCTCGCGAATCGAGCCGTGGCTCACCGTGCGCGAGGCCCTCTACACCGGGCTGTTCGGCGCGGCCGGGCTGCGCCGGCACTGGGCGCCCGACACCACCGAGAAAGAGCTCGCCGAGCGTCTGCTCGCCTCGCTGGGGATCGAGGAGAAGGCCGACCGCAAATGGGAGGTGCTCTCGCAGGGTGAGCGCGGCCGCGTGCTCATCGCGCGGGCGCTCATGCCGCAGCCGTCGCTGTTGCTGCTCGACGAGCCGACGACGGGCCTCGACCTCGCCGCGCGCGAGATCCGGCTCAAAGTGATCGGGCAGCTGCGGGACCTGCGACCGGAGTTGGCGACGGTCATGGTCACCCACCACCTCGAGGAGCTTCCCGCCTCGACGACGCATGCGATGGTGCTCGCCGATGGACAGGAACTGGCGTGCGGGACGGCCGAGGAGGCTATTACGTCCGGCGTCATCTCCGAGGCTTTCGACTACCCGGTGCGGGTGGAGCGGCGCAACGGCCGCTGGTCGGCGATCGGTTCTTAA